A single Cryomorphaceae bacterium DNA region contains:
- a CDS encoding MBL fold metallo-hydrolase — MKITFLGTGTSQGIPMIGCDCSVCQSSDPRDKRLRSSILVEWEDCTLVVDTGPDFRFQMLRAGVKKLDAVLYTHEHTDHVAGLDDVRAFNYFQRTPMPLYASDHTEADIRERFSYAFGDYPGVPAIEFRRLTDSAFTIMGHDIQPISVMHRDLQVYGFRFGGFTYVTDANDIAPQAQKLMEGSKVLVLNALRREPHYSHFSLSEALEWVERLKPEQAYFTHISHQLGRHEEVSPELPDNVNLAWDGLTIRL; from the coding sequence ATGAAAATCACCTTTCTGGGAACTGGCACATCACAAGGAATACCTATGATTGGGTGCGATTGTTCCGTTTGCCAATCTTCGGACCCGCGCGATAAGAGACTCCGGAGCTCCATTTTGGTGGAGTGGGAGGATTGTACTCTGGTTGTGGATACGGGGCCTGATTTTAGGTTTCAAATGCTTCGAGCGGGTGTAAAAAAGTTGGATGCCGTGCTGTATACACATGAGCATACGGATCACGTGGCTGGTCTCGACGACGTTCGTGCCTTTAACTATTTTCAGAGGACCCCGATGCCTTTATACGCTTCGGACCACACGGAAGCAGACATTCGCGAACGGTTCAGTTATGCCTTTGGAGACTATCCGGGCGTTCCGGCCATTGAATTCCGACGATTGACCGACTCCGCTTTCACGATCATGGGTCACGATATCCAGCCTATTTCGGTCATGCATCGCGACCTTCAGGTGTACGGGTTCCGCTTCGGTGGGTTTACTTATGTGACGGATGCCAATGACATCGCGCCGCAGGCGCAGAAGCTGATGGAAGGAAGTAAAGTGCTGGTGTTGAATGCACTTAGACGGGAGCCACACTACAGCCATTTTTCATTGAGTGAGGCGCTCGAATGGGTGGAGCGATTGAAGCCTGAGCAGGCGTATTTTACCCATATCAGTCATCAGTTGGGCCGGCACGAGGAAGTCTCTCCTGAGCTTCCGGATAACGTGAATTTGGCGTGGGATGGGCTGACGATCAGGCTTTAA
- a CDS encoding T9SS type A sorting domain-containing protein — MKRRSLLSCLAAALFSLSAFAGGEHDQDAYRIGYQYDNQLPSLAVQQALTNGPVWQNFISDQPNWMARFDERTGLPHRAFGTPFSLGVASEATAKSFLTTSFGDWQIPMNELEFLTKTETADYEHLILQQRHQGLLIKNARADFKFTKDGRLVLFGLDVHPSITLPGGSELSQGALEGFATAGLPNVTDVDFEDYFIYPFPGDGVYEYHKIAEFTVYSQQDIPAIYTTYVDVNDGTVLYRENKVHTMTNDTTHVHGDVRTGRVWEPQTKEPFGNVEVDIDGTTIQADAFGDFVATLNNPSNVIIKLRGEWVSVRIDPTILPVASATLSVTPTSDTLDISDLFTVEARSAYYHTELVHNHMKRFFPNFTGLDLPLPCNIEITPHQCNAFYDGSSINFYTAATSCYSLAQVKDVVYHEYGHGINGRFYSSNGVSFSNGGMNEGYADIWGISITQDSILAQGINPNDTSSSIRRYDQGLKVYPDDWSGQVHNDGEIIAGSFWDSFRYTGLDMDSITYIWSQGWFGLPMQPHTLSGTGQLYYDVLLETLAADDVVANGGDNDITNGTPNGLGITRGFNDHGITLMGIIDLTHAPVASAAINQSITLSAAVNVQFNQYFGGVTAHYQIDRNGAWNTVPMTNTSGINYEGQIPAQPSGTIIDYYVTLDDVNGLSAIETPSKASNSDPEQRNLSYNILVGYNQMHIEDFDFNQGNWTEGLASDGATTGMWTIDVPDPTYAGNDPSAGEVQPGSQNTPGGFICAVTGNSGGGIFTQDDVDGGETTLISPELDLTGYTDPLISYYRWFSNNTGSNPGTDPWIVYMSNDGGATWTEIENTRAWDQSWRRAVHRVSDFMTPTGTVSIRFVASDFDPGAVVEAAIDDLEVWESSSIGLEESEVSALSIYPNPVAQELTLDFDLHNNQELTAQVVDITGRVLIQEELGAYDSGNHKVRLNVQGLARGTYQLVLSASGTVQTKTFVKQ; from the coding sequence ATGAAAAGAAGATCTCTACTCAGTTGTCTTGCGGCAGCTCTTTTCTCATTGTCCGCTTTTGCGGGGGGTGAACACGACCAAGATGCCTATCGCATCGGATATCAGTACGACAATCAACTCCCGAGTTTAGCTGTTCAGCAAGCTTTGACCAACGGTCCGGTTTGGCAGAACTTCATTTCCGATCAACCGAACTGGATGGCTCGATTTGACGAGCGCACAGGGCTTCCTCACCGAGCTTTTGGTACTCCATTTTCTTTAGGAGTAGCTTCAGAGGCGACAGCTAAGTCTTTCTTGACCACCTCTTTTGGAGATTGGCAAATTCCGATGAACGAATTGGAATTTTTGACCAAAACAGAAACGGCCGACTACGAGCACCTCATTTTGCAGCAGCGCCATCAAGGTTTGCTGATCAAGAATGCTCGTGCCGATTTCAAATTCACGAAAGATGGACGACTGGTTCTTTTTGGTCTTGACGTACACCCAAGCATTACTCTTCCTGGAGGAAGCGAACTTTCTCAGGGAGCTCTTGAGGGCTTTGCTACGGCTGGTCTTCCGAACGTGACGGATGTGGACTTTGAAGACTATTTCATTTATCCTTTCCCTGGTGATGGGGTTTACGAATACCACAAGATTGCAGAATTTACGGTCTATTCCCAACAAGACATCCCGGCCATCTACACCACCTACGTGGACGTGAACGACGGAACAGTACTCTACCGCGAGAATAAGGTGCATACGATGACCAATGACACCACGCACGTGCATGGAGATGTTCGCACCGGACGTGTATGGGAGCCACAGACAAAGGAGCCCTTTGGTAATGTTGAAGTGGATATAGATGGAACGACCATTCAAGCGGATGCATTTGGAGACTTTGTTGCAACGCTCAACAACCCATCTAACGTAATCATTAAGCTCCGTGGAGAGTGGGTATCCGTTCGTATAGATCCGACTATTCTACCTGTTGCAAGTGCAACCCTGAGTGTAACACCTACTTCGGACACCCTTGATATTTCAGACCTCTTCACTGTTGAGGCACGTTCTGCTTATTACCACACGGAGTTGGTCCACAACCACATGAAAAGGTTCTTCCCGAATTTTACGGGTTTAGATTTACCCCTGCCGTGTAATATTGAAATCACACCGCATCAGTGTAATGCGTTCTACGATGGCTCTTCCATCAACTTCTACACGGCCGCAACGAGCTGCTATTCACTAGCACAAGTGAAGGATGTAGTTTACCACGAATACGGGCACGGAATTAATGGCCGATTTTATTCGTCCAACGGTGTTTCCTTTTCTAATGGAGGAATGAATGAGGGGTATGCGGACATATGGGGAATTTCCATAACACAGGACAGCATCTTAGCTCAAGGGATTAATCCAAACGATACCAGTAGCTCTATTCGACGTTACGATCAGGGTTTGAAGGTTTATCCCGACGACTGGAGTGGTCAAGTGCACAATGATGGAGAGATCATTGCGGGTTCGTTCTGGGACAGCTTCCGATACACGGGCTTGGACATGGACTCCATCACGTATATCTGGTCTCAAGGATGGTTCGGTTTGCCCATGCAGCCACACACGTTGAGCGGAACAGGGCAGTTGTACTACGACGTTCTTCTGGAAACTCTAGCGGCTGATGACGTAGTTGCGAATGGAGGAGATAACGACATCACCAACGGAACGCCAAATGGATTGGGAATTACCCGCGGATTCAACGATCACGGAATAACCTTAATGGGTATCATTGATCTCACACACGCTCCAGTAGCCAGTGCAGCCATCAATCAATCCATCACGCTTTCTGCTGCGGTGAACGTGCAATTCAACCAGTATTTCGGTGGGGTTACCGCTCATTACCAAATCGATCGAAACGGTGCGTGGAATACGGTTCCAATGACCAATACCTCAGGGATTAACTACGAGGGGCAGATTCCTGCACAACCTTCGGGTACCATCATTGATTACTACGTGACCTTGGATGACGTCAACGGCCTTTCCGCCATTGAGACACCATCAAAGGCGAGTAATTCAGACCCTGAACAACGTAACTTGTCCTATAATATCCTGGTGGGCTACAACCAAATGCACATAGAGGACTTTGACTTCAATCAAGGTAACTGGACGGAAGGTCTGGCTTCAGACGGTGCTACAACGGGTATGTGGACTATTGATGTGCCCGATCCAACCTATGCGGGAAATGATCCATCGGCCGGAGAAGTGCAGCCAGGATCTCAAAATACCCCTGGAGGCTTTATTTGTGCAGTGACTGGAAACAGCGGAGGTGGAATTTTCACCCAAGATGATGTTGATGGGGGAGAGACGACGTTGATTTCTCCCGAACTTGATTTGACGGGATATACAGATCCTCTGATTTCCTACTACCGTTGGTTCTCCAACAATACGGGAAGCAACCCGGGAACGGATCCTTGGATTGTGTACATGTCTAATGATGGAGGCGCCACTTGGACGGAAATTGAGAATACACGTGCTTGGGATCAAAGTTGGAGACGTGCGGTACACCGCGTTTCTGATTTCATGACGCCAACAGGCACCGTAAGTATTCGTTTCGTGGCTTCAGACTTTGATCCAGGAGCGGTAGTTGAAGCGGCTATCGACGATTTAGAGGTATGGGAATCATCCAGCATTGGTTTGGAAGAATCAGAGGTGAGTGCCTTGAGCATTTACCCGAACCCAGTGGCCCAAGAATTGACCTTGGATTTTGACTTGCACAACAATCAAGAATTGACGGCTCAAGTTGTGGACATCACCGGCCGTGTACTTATTCAAGAAGAGCTCGGGGCCTATGATTCTGGGAATCACAAGGTTCGCTTGAACGTGCAGGGATTGGCTCGCGGTACGTACCAATTGGTACTCAGCGCCAGCGGCACGGTTCAAACCAAGACGTTTGTCAAGCAATAA
- a CDS encoding dihydroorotase: MKLLLRSVQVIDPQSPWNGKTVDVELKNGRVSAIGGKLSLSSGFKEIDGAGKCLSPGWLDLQADFAEPGTEWREDLSTGAEAAARGGFTGVCLSPLTSPVVDNKAGVEYFTRRSGDTVVELLPKGSLTVHAAGEQMAELFDMHQSGAVAFSDDYRAVTNPNLIKLGLLYTRDFNGLVMSFPHEPNICGKGVMNEGPESTYLGLKGMPKMAEEIIVQRDLDLAEYTGGRLHIRTISTAKSVELIRRAKAKGLNVTADVSVAHIAFTDGELRDYDTRWKILPPLREEVDRKALIAGLKDGTIDAVTTNHKPQDIETKKCEFDLASFGMIGLQTAYSLLRREFSDEDCVRLLGIQPRQVLGLDAPTIDVDAEVNYTLFDPKAKWNFTESEVASKSKNSPLLGREFSGKAIGVLRGKHSVFF; encoded by the coding sequence ATGAAATTACTGCTACGCTCTGTGCAGGTCATCGACCCGCAATCGCCCTGGAACGGAAAAACCGTGGACGTGGAATTAAAAAATGGTCGCGTTAGCGCCATTGGAGGCAAGCTTTCTCTTTCAAGCGGATTCAAAGAAATTGACGGTGCTGGGAAATGCCTTTCCCCTGGATGGCTGGATCTTCAAGCGGACTTTGCCGAACCGGGCACAGAATGGCGAGAAGACCTGAGTACCGGAGCTGAAGCGGCGGCACGCGGCGGGTTTACTGGAGTTTGCTTGAGTCCTTTGACTTCGCCTGTGGTCGACAACAAAGCGGGAGTCGAATACTTCACACGCCGTTCAGGGGATACGGTCGTTGAACTCTTACCTAAGGGTTCTTTGACGGTTCACGCCGCTGGGGAGCAAATGGCCGAACTCTTCGACATGCACCAAAGCGGAGCGGTTGCGTTCAGCGACGATTATCGCGCCGTGACGAATCCGAACCTCATCAAACTGGGTCTGCTCTATACCCGCGATTTTAACGGGCTAGTCATGAGTTTTCCACACGAACCAAACATCTGTGGAAAGGGGGTCATGAATGAAGGGCCGGAAAGCACCTACCTGGGCTTGAAAGGTATGCCCAAAATGGCGGAAGAGATTATAGTTCAGAGAGACCTCGACCTTGCGGAATACACCGGAGGACGTCTTCACATACGCACGATTTCAACGGCCAAGAGCGTTGAATTGATTCGACGCGCAAAAGCCAAGGGCTTAAATGTGACCGCCGACGTATCCGTCGCTCATATCGCCTTTACAGATGGTGAGCTGCGCGATTATGATACGCGCTGGAAAATTCTACCTCCACTGCGGGAGGAGGTCGATCGCAAAGCCTTGATTGCCGGATTGAAAGACGGCACCATAGATGCCGTAACCACGAATCACAAGCCTCAAGACATTGAGACTAAAAAATGTGAATTTGACCTCGCGAGCTTTGGAATGATTGGCTTACAAACCGCCTATTCACTTCTTCGCCGTGAATTCTCGGACGAAGACTGCGTCCGCCTTCTAGGAATTCAACCGAGACAGGTTCTTGGCCTGGATGCGCCGACCATCGACGTCGATGCTGAGGTGAACTACACCCTCTTCGACCCTAAGGCCAAATGGAACTTCACCGAAAGTGAGGTGGCTTCTAAATCAAAAAACTCCCCGCTGTTGGGCAGGGAGTTCTCTGGAAAAGCGATTGGCGTGCTTCGCGGGAAGCACTCCGTATTCTTTTAA
- a CDS encoding BatA domain-containing protein: MKFAHPEFLYALFALAIPVLIHLFNFRRFKTVYFTNVRFLRELQEQTKRQSQLKHYLVLLSRLLAVAFLVFAFAGPYRADEAQSSGTQSFVSLYMDNSFSMDGQSSEGRLLDVAKQRAVEVVESYGSTDRFQILTNDFEGRHQRWITQEAAVNELEQIELSPQVRPLEQVYRRQADLRSEMDRDGVFEPIWFSDFQRNGNEFSSWQPDSAFSVRWVRFEPEIEQNLYIDSVSFDRPLRQPDQNEVLRVWVRFSGAEARTDIPLRLLLNGQQKALSTFSIEPGERKEVVLSYLNGGPGFYRGEVQLEDYPITFDDRFFFQYEVREQVSVLELHEDVYSASPLTLLFQRSEFQYDRVSVQAVDYARLGRYDLVVLNNPKNLSTGLAGELNRFMEAGGTVALFAGPNSSGLELLGELGLGGAMKDSVKLNKIEYRHPLFADVFEAQPERMDFPQVFEYRPAVIAPQAQILMEMENGLPYLYRLPKENGQLFVFVTDLQNASGNFPRHALFPPTLYNLAYLSVPEPAPYYSLGREELVELKGVADASESGDDPFRLEGEALSAIPAQRIQRGALLLETAESVEDAGWYQLKRKDSTYAYLAFNYDRRESDPAVWTSEELENATLDWPENARQQYVGERSQLAGMLQKDSLGRSFWKLCILLTLLFVLIEVLLLKFWK; encoded by the coding sequence ATGAAATTTGCACATCCCGAATTTCTCTATGCCCTCTTCGCACTGGCCATCCCTGTGCTCATCCACCTCTTCAATTTTCGTCGGTTCAAGACCGTGTACTTCACGAACGTTCGCTTTCTACGTGAACTTCAAGAACAGACCAAGCGACAATCCCAGCTCAAACACTACTTGGTCTTACTGAGTCGTCTTTTAGCTGTAGCCTTTTTAGTCTTTGCTTTTGCCGGGCCCTATCGGGCCGATGAGGCCCAAAGCAGCGGAACACAAAGCTTTGTCTCGCTATACATGGACAATTCGTTCAGCATGGACGGACAGAGCTCTGAAGGCCGATTACTCGACGTGGCGAAACAGCGGGCCGTAGAAGTCGTGGAAAGCTATGGAAGCACCGATCGCTTCCAAATCTTGACCAATGATTTTGAAGGGCGTCATCAGCGCTGGATTACCCAGGAAGCAGCCGTCAATGAGTTGGAGCAAATTGAGTTGAGTCCACAGGTTCGCCCTCTAGAGCAAGTGTACCGCCGTCAAGCTGATTTGCGATCTGAGATGGATCGCGACGGGGTATTTGAACCTATTTGGTTCAGCGATTTTCAACGGAACGGAAACGAATTCTCCTCTTGGCAACCCGATTCCGCATTTTCAGTTCGCTGGGTCCGCTTTGAACCTGAGATAGAGCAAAATCTATACATCGACAGTGTTTCATTCGACCGGCCCTTGCGTCAACCCGACCAAAACGAAGTATTGCGCGTTTGGGTACGGTTTTCAGGCGCAGAAGCTCGAACGGACATCCCTCTACGCCTCTTGCTCAATGGACAGCAAAAGGCGCTCAGCACCTTTAGTATTGAGCCTGGAGAGCGCAAAGAAGTTGTACTGAGCTACCTCAATGGAGGTCCTGGTTTTTATCGAGGAGAGGTTCAATTAGAAGATTACCCGATCACCTTCGACGATCGGTTCTTCTTTCAATACGAAGTTCGGGAGCAGGTGTCCGTCTTGGAATTGCATGAAGATGTTTATTCAGCCAGCCCACTGACCCTGCTCTTTCAGCGATCGGAGTTTCAATATGACCGAGTATCGGTGCAGGCCGTGGACTACGCGCGCTTGGGACGGTACGATCTCGTGGTCCTGAACAACCCTAAGAATCTTTCAACAGGTCTCGCCGGAGAACTCAACCGCTTTATGGAAGCGGGAGGTACGGTTGCTTTGTTCGCAGGACCGAATAGCTCGGGATTGGAGTTGTTGGGTGAATTAGGATTAGGGGGCGCAATGAAGGATTCCGTCAAACTCAATAAGATCGAATATCGTCATCCACTCTTTGCGGATGTATTTGAGGCTCAGCCCGAGCGTATGGATTTCCCTCAGGTTTTTGAGTACCGCCCAGCGGTTATCGCGCCGCAGGCGCAAATCCTGATGGAAATGGAGAACGGGCTTCCCTATTTGTACCGTTTGCCGAAAGAGAATGGACAGTTGTTCGTCTTTGTAACGGACTTGCAGAACGCCTCTGGGAATTTCCCGAGACACGCGCTCTTCCCGCCAACGCTGTACAATTTGGCCTATTTGAGTGTTCCAGAACCGGCGCCTTACTATTCGCTGGGGCGAGAAGAATTGGTTGAGCTCAAAGGTGTAGCGGATGCCTCCGAGAGTGGGGATGATCCTTTCCGGCTTGAAGGTGAGGCACTGAGCGCAATTCCGGCACAACGGATCCAGCGTGGAGCACTTTTGCTGGAAACGGCTGAATCCGTGGAGGACGCAGGATGGTACCAGCTCAAAAGAAAAGACAGCACCTATGCCTACTTGGCCTTCAACTATGACCGTCGCGAGAGTGATCCAGCGGTTTGGACCAGCGAAGAATTGGAAAATGCAACGCTAGACTGGCCCGAAAATGCCCGCCAACAGTATGTCGGTGAACGTTCTCAACTAGCGGGTATGCTGCAAAAAGATAGCCTGGGAAGGTCGTTTTGGAAACTGTGTATTCTCTTAACTTTGTTGTTCGTACTGATAGAAGTACTGCTCCTTAAATTCTGGAAGTGA
- a CDS encoding TIGR02757 family protein, with the protein MKKAELKAFLDEKVAAYEHPSFLSDDPIQIPHSFSLREDVEVAAFLSATIAWGQRVTIINNARKLMDLMGSSPYDFVMNHKEEHLDRFSDWCHRTFQPEDLHYFLRALKELYSAKGSLEPYFARPQSSDLSGGIHSFHESFFAHQPPPRTRKHVSDPFKGSAAKRLNMFLRWMVRDGAKGVDFGLWTSISPSQLSCPLDVHSGNVARKLGLLRRKQNDWKAVQELDQSLRRLDPVDPVKYDFALFGLGVFEGF; encoded by the coding sequence ATGAAAAAAGCAGAACTCAAGGCCTTTCTCGACGAAAAAGTCGCCGCTTACGAACATCCCTCCTTCCTGAGTGATGACCCCATTCAAATACCGCATAGCTTCTCCCTACGGGAGGATGTAGAAGTTGCTGCGTTCCTCAGCGCTACGATTGCCTGGGGACAGCGCGTAACCATCATCAACAACGCTCGAAAACTCATGGATTTGATGGGTTCAAGCCCCTATGATTTTGTCATGAACCATAAGGAAGAGCACCTCGATCGATTTTCCGACTGGTGCCACCGAACCTTTCAACCGGAAGACCTTCACTATTTCCTTCGCGCACTCAAGGAGTTGTACTCGGCCAAAGGCAGTCTAGAACCCTATTTTGCTCGGCCGCAAAGTTCTGACTTGTCCGGAGGCATTCATTCCTTTCACGAGTCGTTTTTTGCGCATCAACCTCCCCCTCGAACTCGAAAACACGTCAGTGATCCCTTCAAAGGATCCGCCGCAAAAAGACTCAATATGTTTTTGAGGTGGATGGTTCGCGATGGTGCTAAGGGTGTGGACTTTGGGCTGTGGACCAGTATTTCTCCGTCCCAGCTCTCTTGTCCTCTGGACGTGCACAGCGGAAACGTGGCGCGAAAACTTGGTCTACTTCGCAGAAAACAAAACGACTGGAAGGCCGTTCAAGAACTGGACCAATCGCTTCGTCGCCTCGATCCTGTGGATCCTGTGAAATATGACTTTGCCCTCTTTGGCTTAGGCGTATTTGAAGGCTTCTAA
- a CDS encoding ABC transporter ATP-binding protein yields the protein MIRAENIHKSYEDLRVLNDVSLEVKQGEVVSIVGASGAGKTTLLQILGTLDRPDSGRIFINDQRIDQLNPKKLSDFRNQHIGFIFQFHHLLPEFTALENICMPAFIQRQSKSEAEKRALELLGFLGLSDRRDHKPSELSGGEQQRVAVARALMNRPGIVFADEPSGNLDSQTATELHELFFRLRDELGQTFVIVTHNTELALMADRSLHMKDGRIDRDVPR from the coding sequence ATGATCCGAGCGGAAAACATCCACAAGTCCTACGAGGACCTACGCGTGCTTAACGATGTTAGCCTTGAAGTAAAGCAGGGCGAAGTTGTGAGTATTGTGGGCGCCAGTGGCGCGGGTAAAACTACCTTGCTCCAGATCCTAGGCACCCTTGATAGACCGGACAGCGGTCGAATTTTCATCAACGACCAGCGCATTGATCAGTTGAATCCCAAGAAACTGAGCGATTTCCGAAATCAGCATATTGGATTCATCTTCCAATTCCACCACCTGCTGCCGGAATTCACGGCTTTGGAAAACATCTGCATGCCTGCTTTTATTCAGCGACAAAGCAAGTCCGAAGCGGAAAAAAGAGCTCTTGAATTGCTTGGATTCCTAGGTCTATCAGATCGTCGTGATCACAAGCCCAGTGAGCTAAGTGGTGGGGAACAGCAACGAGTCGCCGTCGCTCGAGCGCTCATGAATCGTCCGGGCATAGTTTTCGCAGATGAGCCTTCGGGAAACCTCGATAGCCAAACCGCTACAGAGCTGCACGAGCTTTTCTTCCGATTGCGCGATGAATTGGGGCAAACCTTTGTGATCGTTACGCACAACACCGAGTTGGCCCTGATGGCTGATCGTTCCTTGCACATGAAAGATGGTCGCATCGATCGAGATGTGCCCCGATGA
- a CDS encoding carbohydrate binding family 9 domain-containing protein, with product MKRLTLLITLFLPWLIWAQTGEQKKIQAVRIDAPPKIDGDISDLIWYEAPIATGFTELEPDNGAPAPENMRTEVRILYDDNALYFSFKNYDVDPDSVLRELGPRDSQGKNTDWVAVWLNPYSDGQNDINFFLSAAGVQTDSRTTIYGDDMAWNAVWESAVQITDYGWSAELRIPYYALRIPEADVLWGLNMGRYVRRTRQLFTWNFIDKSFGTYEQQNGRIEGIKSIKPPVRLSFMPYVSGYLNNYDGQSSTDFNAGLDLKYGINNSFTLDMTLVPDFGQARFDNQVLNLSPFEVRFQENRQFFTEGTELFSKGDLFYSRRVGGVPYDFSSPFEIADSTGETVISNPAQERVINATKVSGRNAQNLGIGVFNGVTINTYATLEDSLGNQRDVLTNPTSNYNMLVLDQLYGDNNYVTLINTNVLRQGKEYHNANVTGLMVRHQTKNSALIIEGDVRSSQLFYEDSASIGYATNLFLARGKGNWRWFFGHEMLTDKYDINDMGFLTNNNELNHFGGVEYLTFQPTDWYNNLYAELFAFNGWLQNPLSYRYVGVGSNARLTFKNFLTIGGNLNTDLYEVHDYFEPRVSGRYLVRPVKTYSQLWYSSDYRKPFALDLRVERAWYQGFGADDYGMTVSPRVRVNNHLSFVYRFQHFWNFNDVGWVNQEDNGDIIMGKRDRTTMINQLTADYVFDENTSINLIFRHYWSTAEYNDYGVLQDDGSLVWLDVYDGDYDVNFNAWNIDLTFSWWFAPGSQMTFLYRQAILASNDQPDLSFGDNLQNLFQRPQQNNISLRIIYWLDYNTLVQSRKK from the coding sequence ATGAAGCGCTTAACACTACTCATTACCCTATTTCTCCCTTGGCTGATCTGGGCGCAGACCGGTGAACAGAAGAAGATACAGGCCGTTCGTATCGACGCTCCTCCAAAAATCGATGGCGACATCTCAGATCTCATCTGGTACGAGGCACCCATTGCTACGGGCTTTACAGAACTAGAGCCGGATAATGGAGCACCTGCTCCGGAGAACATGCGTACTGAAGTCCGTATTCTATATGACGACAATGCATTGTACTTCTCATTTAAGAACTACGATGTTGATCCGGACAGTGTTCTCCGTGAACTCGGGCCAAGGGATAGCCAAGGAAAGAATACGGATTGGGTTGCCGTTTGGCTGAACCCCTATTCTGACGGTCAGAACGACATCAACTTCTTTCTTTCCGCCGCTGGAGTGCAGACCGATAGTAGAACCACTATTTACGGTGATGACATGGCCTGGAACGCGGTTTGGGAAAGTGCCGTTCAAATCACCGATTACGGATGGAGCGCTGAATTGCGCATTCCCTACTACGCCTTGAGGATTCCAGAGGCAGATGTTTTGTGGGGTTTGAACATGGGGCGTTATGTCCGACGTACACGACAGCTTTTTACCTGGAACTTTATCGACAAGAGTTTTGGTACTTACGAGCAGCAGAATGGACGTATTGAGGGGATAAAGAGCATTAAACCTCCAGTAAGATTGAGCTTCATGCCCTACGTTTCTGGATACCTGAACAACTACGATGGACAGTCCAGTACAGACTTTAATGCAGGGCTTGACCTGAAGTACGGGATCAACAACTCCTTCACTTTGGACATGACCTTGGTGCCTGATTTTGGTCAAGCTCGCTTTGACAACCAAGTCTTGAACTTGAGCCCTTTTGAAGTGCGCTTCCAAGAAAACAGGCAGTTCTTTACAGAAGGAACCGAACTCTTTAGTAAGGGAGATTTATTCTACAGTCGACGCGTTGGCGGCGTGCCCTACGATTTCAGCAGTCCCTTTGAAATCGCCGATTCAACTGGAGAAACGGTCATTAGTAACCCAGCGCAGGAACGGGTCATCAACGCTACGAAAGTTTCGGGACGGAACGCCCAGAATCTCGGAATAGGAGTTTTTAATGGAGTGACCATCAATACCTACGCGACCCTTGAGGACAGTTTGGGAAATCAGCGGGACGTCCTCACCAATCCTACCTCGAACTACAACATGCTGGTCCTGGATCAGCTCTATGGCGACAACAACTACGTCACTTTGATCAACACCAACGTGCTTCGCCAAGGGAAAGAGTATCACAATGCGAATGTCACGGGACTAATGGTTCGGCACCAAACGAAGAATAGCGCCTTAATTATTGAAGGTGACGTACGATCGAGCCAGTTATTCTACGAAGATTCCGCTTCCATTGGCTATGCGACCAATCTCTTTTTGGCGCGCGGAAAAGGAAACTGGCGATGGTTCTTTGGCCATGAGATGCTAACGGATAAGTACGACATCAATGATATGGGCTTCTTAACCAACAATAATGAACTCAATCATTTTGGTGGAGTAGAATACCTCACGTTTCAACCTACAGACTGGTACAACAACCTATATGCAGAACTATTTGCTTTCAATGGCTGGCTGCAAAATCCACTATCGTATAGATATGTCGGTGTTGGCTCTAATGCGCGGTTGACCTTCAAAAACTTCTTGACCATTGGAGGAAACTTGAATACCGATTTGTACGAGGTTCACGACTATTTCGAACCACGAGTTTCTGGTCGCTATTTGGTTCGACCCGTTAAGACCTATAGCCAACTGTGGTACTCCAGTGATTATCGGAAACCCTTTGCCTTAGATTTACGGGTTGAGAGAGCTTGGTACCAAGGATTTGGGGCGGATGACTACGGAATGACGGTCTCCCCTCGTGTTCGCGTCAACAACCATTTGAGCTTCGTTTATCGCTTTCAACACTTTTGGAACTTCAACGATGTTGGTTGGGTCAATCAAGAGGATAACGGAGACATTATTATGGGTAAGCGCGACCGAACAACCATGATTAATCAGTTGACTGCGGATTACGTTTTTGACGAAAACACCAGTATCAACTTGATTTTCCGACACTACTGGTCCACAGCGGAATACAATGATTACGGGGTTCTTCAAGACGATGGCTCATTGGTTTGGCTCGATGTATACGACGGTGATTACGATGTGAACTTCAATGCCTGGAACATCGACTTGACTTTTTCTTGGTGGTTTGCACCGGGCAGTCAAATGACCTTCCTCTATCGTCAGGCCATCCTGGCGTCCAACGACCAGCCCGATTTGAGTTTTGGGGACAACCTTCAGAATCTGTTTCAGCGCCCCCAACAAAATAACATTAGCTTGCGCATCATCTATTGGCTGGATTACAATACCTTGGTCCAGAGTCGTAAAAAATGA